A stretch of the Lolium perenne isolate Kyuss_39 chromosome 3, Kyuss_2.0, whole genome shotgun sequence genome encodes the following:
- the LOC127341331 gene encoding serine/arginine-rich splicing factor RS2Z32, with protein MPRYDDRDRDRYGGNTRLYVGRLSSRTRTRDLEDLFGRYGRVRYVDMKHEFAFVEFSDARDADDARYNLDGRDFDGSRMIVEFAKGVPRGQGGSRDRGGDREYMGRGPPPGSGRCFNCGIDGHWARDCKAGDWKNRCYRCGDSGHIERDCQNSPKDLKRGKSYSRSPSPRRGRVRDRSYSRSRSRSYSRSVSPRRDERRSRSPRDSRSPRRSPRRDSLSPRKSPRDSRSPRRSPSPAKGRSRSPTPNGSRSPAPRENSRSPMRADSRSPVDRERRDISPAANGRSPSPRDDEGNGNGHASPSGSG; from the exons ATGCCTCGCTACGATGACCGTGACCGTGATCGCTACGGTGGCAACACAAGGCTGTACGTGGGGCGTCTATCTTCGCGGACCCGCACACGGGACCTTGAGGACCTCTTCGGCAGATATGGGAG AGTGCGATATGTGGACATGAAGCATGAATTTGCATTTGTT GAGTTCAGTGATGCCAGGGATGCTGATGATGCAAGGTACAACCTTGACGGTCGGGACTTCGATGGAAGCCGAAtgattgttgagtttgctaaagGG GTTCCACGTGGCCAAGGAGGATCCCGTGACCGTGGTGGTGACCGTGAATATATGGGTCGGGGACCTCCTCCTGGATCTGGCCGCTGCTTTAACTGTGGGATTGATGGGCACTGGGCTCGTGACTGCAAAGCTGGCGACTGGAAAAATAGGTGCTATCGTTGTGGAGATAGTGGCCATATAGAAAGGGATTGCCAGAACAGCCCCAAGGACCTTAA GCGTGGAAAAAGTTACTCAAGATCCCCATCCCCTCGCCGTGGAAGGGTTCGTGATAGGAGCTACAGCAGGAGCCGCAGTAGGAGCTACAG CCGCTCTGTTTCTCCAAGGAGGGATGAAAGGCGATCTAGGAGCCCTCGTGACAGTCGCAGCCCAAGGAGGAGCCCCCGCCGCGACAGTCTCAGTCCCAGGAAGAGCCCTCGTGACAGTCGCAGCCCAAGGAGGAGCCCATCACCTGCCAAGGGGAGATCTAGGAGCCCCACCCCTAATGGCAGCAGGAGCCCTGCACCAAGGGAGAACAGCAGGAGCCCGATGAGGGCCGACAGCCGTAGCCCAGTTGACCGTGAGCGCCGTGACATCAGTCCAGCTGCAAATGGTCGCAGCCCAAGCCCAAGGGATGACGAAGGCAATGGAAATGGCCATGCTTCTCCCAGTGGAAGTGGTTAA
- the LOC127341330 gene encoding receptor-like protein kinase HERK 1 translates to MAKLRSARGALGVMAAFIMCGATAYTPEDNYLLSCGSSVDTPVGGRRFLADGSNPGTVTLTSPESAAVKASPGSVSGFRDAALYRTARVFAAPSSYAFAIRRQGRHFLRLHFFPFENGDGHDLAAASRALKVSTQDVVLLDHGLPSPNASSSSPVVVEFLLDVARDTLVVTFVPLGADGGVAFVNALEVVSVPDDLLTKGGAFPLQTAHRVNVGGPAVAPDDDALWREWAIDWPSLLHSTVTDAVTREVRYNGPLNRVPGQATVTDAPDAVYSTARELVLTNGSTMDGMKQMVWKFDVDAFSAYLIRFHFCDIVSKAPGQLRMNAYVDDSPAIQDFDLAAVGGGALAFPYYMDFVLPASSSSGKLGVYVGPPENEIVMPAAILNGIEIMKMHQSAGSVVVVEPAARARKSRLAVIAGSACGAFAFVSIAVGLAIVLRKKKKGGTKEEHPKPTQAQLSMPWMPLLGRISIPGPSSFTTASNTPAAASPVAAAGAAIPSPVSAAGAAIPSYRFPFAVLQEATRNFDDSLVVGQGGFGKVYAAVLPDGTKVAVKRASPESRQGAREFRTEIELLSGLRHRHLVSLVGYCDEREEMILLYEFMEHGSLRSRLYGRGGAPARVLSWTQRLEACAGAARGLLYLHTAIAKPVIHRDVKSSNILLDGELTAKVADFGLSRGGPELDETHVSTVVKGSFGYVDPEYCRTRKLTAKSDVYSLGVVLLEALCARPVVDPRMPKPMANLVEWGLHWQGRGELEKIVDRRIAATVRPAALRKYGETAARCLAERGADRPAMEDVVWSLQFVMRLQEGDGLDFSDVNSLKMVTELRPPTPPPRHQRSAVDCETGSVEDGDGVPDDDYTDASSMRGTFWQMVNVGRK, encoded by the coding sequence ATGGCGAAGCTCCGGTCGGCTCGGGGAGCTCTCGGGGTCATGGCGGCCTTTATCATGTGCGGCGCCACGGCGTACACGCCCGAGGACAACTACCTCCTCAGCTGCGGCTCCTCGGTGGACACGCCGGTGGGCGGGaggcgcttcctcgccgacggctcCAACCCCGGCACGGTCACCCTGACATCCCCAGAGAGCGCCGCAGTGAAGGCCTCGCCGGGCTCGGTCTCCGGGTTCCGCGACGCCGCGCTGTACCGGACCGCCAGGGTGTTCGCGGCGCCGTCCTCGTACGCGTTCGCGATCAGGCGCCAAGGCCGACACTTCCTCCGCCTCCACTTCTTCCCCTTCGAGAACGGCGACGGCCACGACCTGGCTGCTGCGTCCAGAGCGCTCAAGGTGTCCACGCAGGACGTCGTCCTGCTCGACCACGGCTTGCCTTCGCCTaacgcgtcgtcgtcgtcgccggtggTCGTGGAGTTCCTGCTGGACGTGGCGCGCGACACGCTCGTCGTCACGTTCGTGCCGCTGGGCGCCGACGGGGGCGTCGCCTTCGTCAACGCCCTCGAGGTCGTATCCGTCCCCGACGACCTCCTCACCAAAGGCGGCGCGTTTCCGCTGCAGACGGCGCACCGCGTCAACGTGGGCGGCCCGGCGGTGGCGCCCGACGACGACGCGCTCTGGCGAGAGTGGGCCATCGACTGGCCGTCCCTCCTCCATTCCACGGTGACCGACGCGGTGACGCGGGAGGTCCGGTACAACGGGCCGCTGAACCGCGTCCCCGGGCAGGCGACCGTGACGGACGCGCCGGACGCCGTGTACAGCACGGCGAGGGAGCTGGTTCTTACCAACGGCTCCACCATGGACGGCATGAAGCAGATGGTGTGGAAGTTCGACGTCGATGCCTTCTCCGCCTACCTCATCAGGTTCCACTTCTGTGATATCGTCAGCAAGGCTCCCGGCCAGCTCCGCAtgaacgcctacgtcgacgactccCCCGCGATCCAAGACTTCGACCTCGCCGCCGTCGGCGGTGGCGCGCTggcgtttccctactacatggacttCGTGTTGCCTGCTAGCTCTTCGTCCGGGAAACTCGGCGTGTACGTCGGCCCGCCGGAAAATGAGATCGTGATGCCCGCCGCCATTCTCAACGGGATCGAGATCATGAAGATGCACCAGAGCGCCGGTTCCGTCGTCGTGGTCGAGCCCGCAGCGAGAGCACGGAAGTCCCGTCTGGCCGTCATTGCCGGCTCGGCGTGTGGAGCCTTCGCCTTCGTGTCCATTGCCGTTGGTCTCGCCATCGTCCTTAGGAAAAAGAAGAAGGGTGGTACGAAGGAGGAGCATCCGAAGCCGACGCAGGCCCAGTTGTCCATGCCATGGATGCCGCTCCTGGGCCGCATCAGCATTCCTGGACCGTCGAGCTTCACCACCGCCAGTAACACACCGGCAGCAGCGAGCCCCGTGGCTGCAGCCGGCGCGGCGATCCCGAGCCCCGTGTCAGCTGCCGGCGCGGCGATCCCGAGCTACCGCTTCCCGTTCGCCGTGCTGCAAGAAGCGACGCGCAACTTCGACGACAGCCTGGTGGTCGGGCAAGGAGGGTTCGGGAAGGTGTACGCGGCCGTGCTGCCGGATGGCACCAAGGTGGCCGTGAAGCGCGCGAGCCCGGAGTCGCGGCAGGGCGCGCGGGAGTTCCGCACGGAGATCGAGCTGCTGTCCGGGCTGCGCCACCGGCACCTCGTGTCCCTCGTGGGCTACTGCGACGAGCGTGAGGAGATGATCCTGCTCTACGAGTTCATGGAGCACGGCTCTCTGCGGAGCCGCCTCTACGGCCGCGGCGGCGCACCGGCGCGGGTGCTCAGCTGGACTCAGCGGCTGGAGGCGTGCGCGGGCGCGGCGAGGGGCCTGCTGTACCTGCACACCGCCATCGCCAAGCCGGTGATCCACCGGGACGTGAAGTCGTCCAACATCCTGCTGGACGGCGAGCTCACGGCCAAGGTGGCCGACTTCGGGCTGTCCAGGGGCGGGCCGGAGCTGGACGAGACGCACGTGAGCACGGTGGTGAAGGGGAGCTTCGGGTACGTGGACCCGGAGTACTGCCGGACGAGGAAGCTGACGGCCAAGTCCGACGTCTACTCGCTCGGCGTCGTGCTGCTGGAGGCGCTCTGCGCGCGGCCGGTGGTGGATCCGAGGATGCCGAAGCCGATGGCGAACCTGGTGGAGTGGGGGCTGCACTGGCAGGGCAGGGGCGAGCTGGAGAAGATCGTGGACCGGCGCATCGCCGCCACGGTGAGGCCGGCGGCGCTGAGGAAGTACGGCGAGACGGCGGCCAGGTGCCTCGCGGAGCGCGGCGCCGACCGGCCGGCCATGGAGGACGTCGTGTGGAGCCTGCAGTTCGTAATGCGGCTGCAGGAGGGCGACGGGCTGGACTTCTCCGACGTCAACAGCCTCAAAATGGTTACGGAGCTCAGGCCGCCTACGCCGCCGCCTCGCCATCAGAGGAGCGCTGTTGATTGTGAAACCGGCAGCGTGGAGGATGGAGATGGCGTACCAGACGACGATTACACCGACGCGTCATCCATGAGAGGGACCTTCTGGCAGATGGTAAATGTTGGACGCAAATGA